One Ahaetulla prasina isolate Xishuangbanna chromosome 17, ASM2864084v1, whole genome shotgun sequence genomic window carries:
- the MTMR11 gene encoding myotubularin-related protein 11 isoform X2, with protein MALLRLLISKRAHCSKPRSPKSPHMSIKRNGNYHTLQCIAGEYIQEAAGHVKKSSSSRDGEGHIPGTLYCTNLRVAFLPDSSPNNENDSCCLFMCSDYEVALPCIGKLVAVNSFTKAKVLTSTSTLKFIPEELIIYCRDFRVLRFQFHENGLEPQAFRVTMAIAQAQENSGRDACYEYLTLKNLENSCLARQDIQLQKEFSVELFETLCDWEKELKRLGAAGWRVSPVNERFDMSTSLPKYLWVPSRFLDNELKRAFVHFNERRIPRLCWHHPRGSDLLRAANFHTNSDPEKEDIRAIETLLFAGHSQCVIVEATADLPSLSEIHQSYSKLWNLSLCLTDTSVAPSDEKWLSSLENTRWLDHVRLCLKKASEVTLLLTERSRSIVLQESDDRDLNCLLASLVQVLSDPYMRTIHGFQSLIQKEWVAAGHPFLQRLNVLQKNDQDESPIFFLFLDSIWQLLQQFPQSFEFTEAYLMAIYDCCFIPFSSTFLFNCQWERSRKNQNRFLNQIYTPINGWQENLCLEILQKGGYPVKNVGHTNLSTIWNWLLRSNPWQIAQFRNPWYNGNNFSNGSTLNKNFLFTDGDKMENTSSEKWTLYVFSKGSLSLQTHIFPWKNGTLSKKCFHRVQALETSREQERSWKAKSNGSFIYHNDLLLLPSHTGTSIRLWKRCYLRGNPEVQVGLFASNIVKLTEELDLLQKRLNYLQARGSCSIALENA; from the exons ATGGCCCTCCTGCGGCTGCTCATTTCCAAAAGGGCCCATTGcagca AGCCCAGGAGTCCAAAGTCCCCCCACATGAGCATAAAGAGGAATGGAAATTACCATACTCTCCAGTGCATTGCAG GTGAATATATCCAAGAAGCAGCAGGCCATGTTAAAAAAAGCAGTTCTTCCCGAGATGGAGAAGGCCATATTCCTGGCACACTTTACTGTACTAATCTAAGAGTGGCCTTCTTACCAGATTCCTCTCCAAACAACGAG aATGACTCTTGCTGTCTGTTTATGTGCAGTGACTATGAAGTGGCCCTTCCATGTATTGGAAAACTGGTGGCTG TGAATAGTTTCACAAAAGCCAAGGTGCTGACAAGCACATCTACACTGAAGTTCATTCCTGAGGAACTGATCATCTACTGCCGAGATTTCCGGGTGCTAAGGTTTCAATTCCACGAAAATGGTTTAGAACCTCAGGCCTTCCGG GTGACAATGGCCATTGCACAAGCTCAGGAAAACAGTGGCAGGGATGCCTGCTATGAATACTTAACTCTGAAGAATTTGG AGAACAGTTGCCTGGCCAGACAGGACATACAGCTGCAGAAAGAATTCTCAGTAGAGCTTTTTGAGACTCTCTGTGACTGGGAGAAGGAGCTGAAGCGGCTCGGTGCAGCTGGCTGGCGAGTCAGCCCAGTCAATGAGCGCTTCGATATGTCTACCAG CCTTCCCAAATACTTGTGGGTCCCCAGTCGATTTCTGGACAATGAGCTGAAAAGAGCCTTTGTGCATTTCAATGAAAGACGAATACCA AGGTTGTGCTGGCATCACCCGAGAGGCAGTGATCTTCTTAGAGCAGCTAACTTCCACACTAACTCAGATCCAGAGAAGGAAGATATAAG GGCAATAGAAACACTATTGTTTGCTGGACATTCTCAGTGTGTAATTGTAGAAGCAACTGCTGATCTTCCCAGCCTTTCCGAGATCCATCAGTCTTACTCCAAACTGTGGAACCTGAGCCTCTGCCTGACTG ATACATCAGTTGCCCCATCTGATGAGAAATGGCTCTCAAGTCTGGAAAATACACGGTGGCTGGATCATGTACG GTTATGCTTGAAGAAAGCCAGTGAAGTGACTCTTCTGCTAACAGAGAGGAGTCGATCAATTGTACTGCAAG AATCAGATGACAGAGATTTGAATTGTTTGCTGGCTTCCCTAGTGCAAGTGCTTTCAGATCCCTATATGAGGACTATACATGGATTCCAGAGTCTGATCCAGAAAGAATGGGTAGCAGCTGGCCATCCTTTCCTGCAGCGGCTCAATGTACTCCAGAAAAATGACCAGGATGAG tcaccAATATTTTTCCTGTTCCTGGATTCCATATGGCAACTGCTGCAGCAATTTCCACAATCTTTTGAATTTACGGAGGCCTACTTGATGGCCATATATGATTGCTGCTTCATCCCATTTTCTAGCACTTTCCTATTCAACTGCCAGTGGGAACGAAGTCGAAAAAATCAG AATCGTTTTCTCAATCAAATTTACACTCCTATCAATGGCTGGCAAGAAAATCTCTGCTTAGAAATCCTGCAAAAAGGAGGCTATCCTGTCAAGAATGTAGGGCACACAAATTTGTCTACCATTTGGAACTGGCTACTCAGGTCCAACCCCTGGCAGATAGCACAATTCAGGAACCCCTGGTACAATGGGAACAACTTCAGCAATGGAAGCACTTTAAACAAAAATTTCCTATTCACAGATGGTGACAAG atGGAAAATACTTCTTCAGAAAAATGGACCTTGTATGTTTTTTCGAAAGGCTCTCTCAGTCTGCAAACCCACATTTTTCCTTGGAAAAATGGGACCCTCTCCAAAAAGTGTTTTCATCGTGTTCAGGCACTGGAGACTTCTAGAGAACAAGAAAGGTCTTGGAAGGCCAAATCCAATGGCAGCTTCATTTACCATAATGATTTGCTGCTGCTTCCATCACATACAGGGACTTCAATACGTTTATGGAAAAGGTGTTATCTTCGGGGGAATCCAGAAGTTCag GTTGGCCTCTTTGCTTCCAACATTGTTAAACTCACCGAAGAGCTGGATCTTCTTCAAAAGCGGCTAAACTATTTGCAAGCAAGAGGAAGCTGTAGCATAGCTCTGGAAAATGCATAA
- the MTMR11 gene encoding myotubularin-related protein 11 isoform X1: protein MLSISKNSFKIKHPLPDTGPRSPKSPHMSIKRNGNYHTLQCIAGEYIQEAAGHVKKSSSSRDGEGHIPGTLYCTNLRVAFLPDSSPNNENDSCCLFMCSDYEVALPCIGKLVAVNSFTKAKVLTSTSTLKFIPEELIIYCRDFRVLRFQFHENGLEPQAFRVTMAIAQAQENSGRDACYEYLTLKNLENSCLARQDIQLQKEFSVELFETLCDWEKELKRLGAAGWRVSPVNERFDMSTSLPKYLWVPSRFLDNELKRAFVHFNERRIPRLCWHHPRGSDLLRAANFHTNSDPEKEDIRAIETLLFAGHSQCVIVEATADLPSLSEIHQSYSKLWNLSLCLTDTSVAPSDEKWLSSLENTRWLDHVRLCLKKASEVTLLLTERSRSIVLQESDDRDLNCLLASLVQVLSDPYMRTIHGFQSLIQKEWVAAGHPFLQRLNVLQKNDQDESPIFFLFLDSIWQLLQQFPQSFEFTEAYLMAIYDCCFIPFSSTFLFNCQWERSRKNQNRFLNQIYTPINGWQENLCLEILQKGGYPVKNVGHTNLSTIWNWLLRSNPWQIAQFRNPWYNGNNFSNGSTLNKNFLFTDGDKMENTSSEKWTLYVFSKGSLSLQTHIFPWKNGTLSKKCFHRVQALETSREQERSWKAKSNGSFIYHNDLLLLPSHTGTSIRLWKRCYLRGNPEVQVGLFASNIVKLTEELDLLQKRLNYLQARGSCSIALENA, encoded by the exons ATGCTTTCTATATCCaagaattcttttaaaattaaacacCCTCTTCCGGATACAGGG CCCAGGAGTCCAAAGTCCCCCCACATGAGCATAAAGAGGAATGGAAATTACCATACTCTCCAGTGCATTGCAG GTGAATATATCCAAGAAGCAGCAGGCCATGTTAAAAAAAGCAGTTCTTCCCGAGATGGAGAAGGCCATATTCCTGGCACACTTTACTGTACTAATCTAAGAGTGGCCTTCTTACCAGATTCCTCTCCAAACAACGAG aATGACTCTTGCTGTCTGTTTATGTGCAGTGACTATGAAGTGGCCCTTCCATGTATTGGAAAACTGGTGGCTG TGAATAGTTTCACAAAAGCCAAGGTGCTGACAAGCACATCTACACTGAAGTTCATTCCTGAGGAACTGATCATCTACTGCCGAGATTTCCGGGTGCTAAGGTTTCAATTCCACGAAAATGGTTTAGAACCTCAGGCCTTCCGG GTGACAATGGCCATTGCACAAGCTCAGGAAAACAGTGGCAGGGATGCCTGCTATGAATACTTAACTCTGAAGAATTTGG AGAACAGTTGCCTGGCCAGACAGGACATACAGCTGCAGAAAGAATTCTCAGTAGAGCTTTTTGAGACTCTCTGTGACTGGGAGAAGGAGCTGAAGCGGCTCGGTGCAGCTGGCTGGCGAGTCAGCCCAGTCAATGAGCGCTTCGATATGTCTACCAG CCTTCCCAAATACTTGTGGGTCCCCAGTCGATTTCTGGACAATGAGCTGAAAAGAGCCTTTGTGCATTTCAATGAAAGACGAATACCA AGGTTGTGCTGGCATCACCCGAGAGGCAGTGATCTTCTTAGAGCAGCTAACTTCCACACTAACTCAGATCCAGAGAAGGAAGATATAAG GGCAATAGAAACACTATTGTTTGCTGGACATTCTCAGTGTGTAATTGTAGAAGCAACTGCTGATCTTCCCAGCCTTTCCGAGATCCATCAGTCTTACTCCAAACTGTGGAACCTGAGCCTCTGCCTGACTG ATACATCAGTTGCCCCATCTGATGAGAAATGGCTCTCAAGTCTGGAAAATACACGGTGGCTGGATCATGTACG GTTATGCTTGAAGAAAGCCAGTGAAGTGACTCTTCTGCTAACAGAGAGGAGTCGATCAATTGTACTGCAAG AATCAGATGACAGAGATTTGAATTGTTTGCTGGCTTCCCTAGTGCAAGTGCTTTCAGATCCCTATATGAGGACTATACATGGATTCCAGAGTCTGATCCAGAAAGAATGGGTAGCAGCTGGCCATCCTTTCCTGCAGCGGCTCAATGTACTCCAGAAAAATGACCAGGATGAG tcaccAATATTTTTCCTGTTCCTGGATTCCATATGGCAACTGCTGCAGCAATTTCCACAATCTTTTGAATTTACGGAGGCCTACTTGATGGCCATATATGATTGCTGCTTCATCCCATTTTCTAGCACTTTCCTATTCAACTGCCAGTGGGAACGAAGTCGAAAAAATCAG AATCGTTTTCTCAATCAAATTTACACTCCTATCAATGGCTGGCAAGAAAATCTCTGCTTAGAAATCCTGCAAAAAGGAGGCTATCCTGTCAAGAATGTAGGGCACACAAATTTGTCTACCATTTGGAACTGGCTACTCAGGTCCAACCCCTGGCAGATAGCACAATTCAGGAACCCCTGGTACAATGGGAACAACTTCAGCAATGGAAGCACTTTAAACAAAAATTTCCTATTCACAGATGGTGACAAG atGGAAAATACTTCTTCAGAAAAATGGACCTTGTATGTTTTTTCGAAAGGCTCTCTCAGTCTGCAAACCCACATTTTTCCTTGGAAAAATGGGACCCTCTCCAAAAAGTGTTTTCATCGTGTTCAGGCACTGGAGACTTCTAGAGAACAAGAAAGGTCTTGGAAGGCCAAATCCAATGGCAGCTTCATTTACCATAATGATTTGCTGCTGCTTCCATCACATACAGGGACTTCAATACGTTTATGGAAAAGGTGTTATCTTCGGGGGAATCCAGAAGTTCag GTTGGCCTCTTTGCTTCCAACATTGTTAAACTCACCGAAGAGCTGGATCTTCTTCAAAAGCGGCTAAACTATTTGCAAGCAAGAGGAAGCTGTAGCATAGCTCTGGAAAATGCATAA